A stretch of the Desulforamulus ferrireducens genome encodes the following:
- the minC gene encoding septum site-determining protein MinC — MSEAVSIKGTRYGLLILLDQERDFEEIKQNLYKKMNSARGFFKGAKFAFYQEPEEQEQKQALEQICLEFGLIHQPDIRTKIASTPPPVSSQEIQASQQKSNTSSGNTGDTLLVKRSLRSGQKIHYPGNVVVLGDIHPGAEVVAYGNVLVMGSLRGVVHAGANGNINARVVAHRFAPSQLRIGTSIACAPTDASEMANYPEIAYLSPDNQIIVETYNSSRPAGRSTN; from the coding sequence ATGAGTGAAGCAGTGAGTATTAAAGGAACTCGTTACGGGCTGTTAATTCTCCTTGATCAGGAAAGAGATTTTGAGGAAATCAAACAGAATTTATATAAGAAAATGAATTCAGCCAGAGGGTTTTTTAAAGGCGCCAAATTTGCCTTTTACCAGGAACCTGAGGAGCAGGAACAAAAGCAAGCTCTGGAGCAAATATGTTTGGAGTTTGGCCTAATTCATCAGCCTGATATTCGTACGAAAATAGCCAGCACTCCTCCCCCTGTATCTTCCCAGGAAATACAGGCCAGCCAACAGAAATCTAACACCAGCAGCGGGAATACCGGTGATACTTTATTGGTCAAAAGAAGTCTGCGCTCCGGCCAGAAGATACACTACCCTGGTAATGTAGTGGTCCTGGGAGATATTCACCCCGGTGCGGAAGTGGTGGCTTATGGCAATGTACTGGTGATGGGTAGCTTACGCGGCGTTGTGCACGCCGGTGCCAATGGTAATATTAATGCCCGGGTGGTAGCCCACCGTTTTGCCCCTTCGCAACTGAGAATAGGTACTTCCATTGCCTGCGCGCCCACAGATGCTTCGGAAATGGCCAATTACCCTGAAATCGCCTATCTTTCCCCGGACAATCAAATCATTGTGGAAACTTACAATAGCAGCCGCCCCGCCGGCAGAAGCACCAATTAA
- a CDS encoding NUDIX hydrolase: MQNLEEKTLSSRRVYEGKILNLRVDQVLLPNGKEGSREVVEFSQAVAVVALTDDDKVLLVSQYRYPVGEVLREIPAGKMDPQESPEVCALRELKEETGYAAASLVKLNEFYTTPGFTNELMHVFLAQNLTKGEQSPDEDEFVQVESVSLQEAIEMIFAGKIRDAKSIAGLLAAHYHLKRV; this comes from the coding sequence ATGCAGAACTTAGAAGAAAAAACCCTGTCTTCCCGGCGGGTTTACGAAGGGAAAATACTAAATCTACGGGTGGATCAAGTTTTATTACCCAACGGTAAAGAAGGTAGCCGGGAGGTGGTTGAATTTTCCCAGGCAGTGGCTGTGGTGGCACTGACCGATGATGACAAGGTATTACTGGTATCCCAATATCGTTACCCAGTGGGCGAAGTATTACGGGAAATTCCGGCGGGGAAAATGGACCCCCAGGAATCCCCCGAAGTCTGTGCCCTAAGGGAATTAAAAGAGGAAACCGGTTATGCCGCAGCCTCTTTGGTCAAGCTAAATGAATTTTATACCACCCCTGGTTTTACCAATGAGCTAATGCATGTTTTCCTGGCGCAAAATCTCACCAAAGGGGAACAAAGTCCTGACGAGGACGAGTTTGTACAGGTGGAGTCTGTTTCCCTCCAGGAAGCCATAGAGATGATCTTTGCAGGCAAAATACGAGACGCTAAATCCATTGCCGGGCTGCTGGCTGCCCATTACCACTTGAAAAGAGTTTAA
- a CDS encoding GNAT family N-acetyltransferase — MSIAFGANHNDKSESATIKIEHGILQTPRGVVHLEGPCNSDYIARLTMDAGLKIFRPPSRQQEALMLISNLPEGKVFIARFQDTIIGYVTFHYPDEYSRWSKHPYILELGAVEVSPEWRKDRIAHFLLKEAFQNGFVENHIIITIEFCWHWDLKNSGLSMMDYQRMLTRLFSAVGLQKRATDDPDITEHPANVMMARIGKNVPKEAIMRFEELTFLNRRI; from the coding sequence ATGAGTATTGCCTTTGGCGCTAATCACAACGATAAAAGTGAATCAGCAACAATCAAAATAGAACATGGCATACTCCAAACGCCCCGCGGGGTTGTTCATTTGGAAGGGCCTTGCAACAGTGACTACATTGCTCGCCTGACCATGGATGCGGGATTAAAAATTTTCCGTCCTCCTTCCCGGCAGCAAGAGGCCTTGATGTTGATTTCCAATTTGCCCGAGGGAAAGGTATTCATTGCCCGGTTTCAAGACACCATCATTGGTTATGTAACATTCCATTACCCCGATGAGTATAGCCGCTGGAGTAAACATCCTTATATACTGGAGTTAGGGGCGGTGGAAGTCAGCCCCGAATGGCGTAAGGATAGGATTGCTCATTTTCTATTGAAAGAAGCTTTTCAAAATGGTTTCGTGGAGAATCACATCATCATCACCATTGAATTCTGTTGGCATTGGGACTTAAAGAACAGTGGATTATCCATGATGGATTACCAAAGAATGTTAACAAGACTTTTTTCAGCAGTAGGCTTACAAAAAAGGGCCACCGATGATCCAGACATAACAGAACACCCGGCCAATGTGATGATGGCAAGAATTGGTAAGAATGTGCCCAAAGAGGCGATTATGAGGTTTGAGGAATTGACATTTTTAAACAGAAGAATTTAA
- a CDS encoding Na/Pi cotransporter family protein produces MNWYHAAFSMIGGVGLLLYGMSLMKDNLQKVAGKKLREILMVLTKNRFVGLGLGFLITLLFQSSTATTVLLIGLTSASIITLRETLAVLLGADIGSTVTAQLIALKATEISLPVIFIAAFILLFSKTRRKKRLSLAIMGFGLLFLGLKIMSDTMAPLKSDPSVGIILTKMSAYPVVEMAIAAIFTFLVSSSAASIGIIMLLAMQHLITLEQAIYMLLGANIGTTFTPLLSSIGSSRESQRVAWAHFFFKVTGVLLFLPFVNQVAGLMRAFASSPGFQVANTHTFFNITIALLYLPFIHYIATFLEKWIKDKKEGSHFGPKYLDENLLDSPELAIGMSHKETIQISDLVTSMVSPIYSLFEYYNQDKVDKILEKEDRVDLLSMATNNYLTKLLRNNLTRDEFNRSMGLVNIVREYEFIGDVIERNILGKAENMNIRNLQFSQDGQQELKLLHEKTLEILRIVNTAFATNNPALAEKAVNLQEELSDLHFRLKMSHIARMRKNGQESEKTSFIHIDLLNCYLQISEHAKNIANIILAPQSYQWENSLFANREVPQNI; encoded by the coding sequence ATGAATTGGTATCATGCAGCATTTAGTATGATCGGCGGTGTAGGATTGCTACTGTATGGTATGTCCTTAATGAAGGATAACTTGCAGAAGGTAGCAGGCAAAAAATTAAGAGAAATTCTTATGGTACTGACCAAAAACCGGTTTGTGGGTCTGGGACTGGGATTTTTGATCACTTTGTTATTTCAAAGCAGCACGGCAACCACTGTATTACTGATCGGCCTGACCAGTGCCTCCATCATTACCCTGCGGGAAACCCTGGCGGTACTGTTGGGCGCAGATATCGGCAGTACCGTCACAGCCCAACTTATAGCCTTAAAGGCTACCGAAATATCCTTACCGGTAATTTTTATTGCCGCCTTTATTTTGCTGTTTAGTAAAACCAGACGGAAAAAAAGATTATCCTTAGCCATCATGGGCTTTGGCTTACTGTTTCTGGGCTTAAAAATAATGTCAGATACCATGGCACCCTTAAAGTCCGATCCCTCCGTAGGAATTATTCTTACAAAAATGAGTGCCTATCCGGTGGTAGAGATGGCCATCGCAGCCATTTTTACCTTCCTGGTGTCCAGTAGTGCCGCTTCCATTGGTATTATTATGCTCCTGGCAATGCAACATTTGATTACCCTGGAGCAAGCCATTTACATGCTGCTGGGGGCAAACATCGGCACTACCTTTACTCCTTTACTCTCCAGTATAGGCTCCTCCAGGGAATCACAAAGGGTAGCCTGGGCACATTTTTTCTTTAAGGTTACAGGGGTGTTACTCTTCCTCCCCTTCGTTAATCAAGTGGCCGGTTTAATGAGAGCTTTTGCCTCCTCTCCCGGTTTTCAGGTGGCAAATACCCACACCTTCTTTAATATCACCATAGCCCTTTTGTATCTACCCTTTATTCATTATATAGCTACCTTTTTAGAAAAGTGGATTAAGGATAAAAAGGAGGGTAGCCACTTTGGCCCTAAGTATCTGGATGAAAATCTGCTCGATAGTCCGGAACTGGCCATCGGTATGTCCCATAAGGAGACTATCCAAATTTCAGATTTAGTCACTTCTATGGTAAGTCCCATATACTCTCTCTTTGAATATTACAACCAGGATAAAGTGGATAAAATTTTAGAGAAAGAAGACCGGGTAGACCTTCTTTCCATGGCCACCAATAATTATTTGACCAAACTGCTGAGAAATAACCTCACCCGGGATGAATTTAACCGTTCTATGGGCTTGGTGAATATTGTTAGAGAATATGAATTTATCGGGGACGTGATTGAAAGAAATATTTTGGGTAAGGCAGAAAATATGAATATTCGCAATCTACAGTTTTCCCAAGATGGGCAACAGGAACTGAAGCTACTCCATGAGAAAACCTTAGAAATATTGCGGATAGTAAATACCGCCTTCGCCACCAATAATCCTGCTCTGGCCGAAAAAGCAGTGAATTTACAGGAAGAACTATCCGACCTGCACTTCCGCTTAAAAATGAGCCATATAGCAAGGATGAGAAAGAACGGCCAGGAAAGTGAAAAAACCAGCTTTATTCATATAGATCTGTTAAATTGTTATTTGCAGATTAGTGAACATGCTAAGAACATAGCCAATATTATTCTGGCTCCCCAATCATATCAATGGGAAAACTCTCTCTTCGCTAACAGAGAAGTGCCCCAAAATATCTAA
- a CDS encoding phage-shock protein, which translates to MTTKLNSLTDVLKKTLFFFDGLSIEEITPYVQKKMMQDYSPDKVMERIRLCLKQHACFYADENGKYRLKLQGCPENDHFYQLLLKRQQPIALRQVVSNPVSRKKRMRKLAEEAALMPDGRFVQLDNGNWGLTEWNVEAEQYSLKHLVIKALKMHQGGLSSQQVFECVNEWRPTTKPAVQQVLNKFPYFERISSDVWTYNAQSHNLYDDLVKRYLNILNKQKRQWQNDRQKLLQKNEKLVYQLNELSSAQREAAAALAQRASMVEQYNHLATQLSEKDLLLNLRKKEILRYRHELERAENKANSILYQCRLWVRRAKEEEQAKLQLKELAEKNQASLEGLFTKLQQYKERDRENKARLAELKERYSTRVAELQTEIVELKQKIEKYQQNHQYEERKLQQDINILSNDLKEALEDGEDLQRTLRLTQQELSRVQSEKMELEARLNRPLVKLASKFSSFFGL; encoded by the coding sequence GTGACCACAAAACTCAACTCACTTACGGATGTTTTAAAGAAAACACTTTTCTTTTTTGACGGTTTATCCATCGAAGAAATAACTCCCTATGTGCAAAAAAAGATGATGCAAGATTATTCTCCAGATAAAGTCATGGAAAGAATTCGACTCTGTCTGAAACAACATGCCTGCTTTTATGCAGATGAAAATGGTAAATATCGCTTGAAGTTACAGGGTTGCCCAGAGAACGATCATTTTTATCAACTGCTGCTTAAACGTCAACAACCCATCGCTTTACGCCAGGTGGTAAGTAACCCGGTGTCCCGTAAGAAAAGAATGCGAAAGCTGGCCGAAGAAGCAGCCTTGATGCCGGATGGTCGTTTTGTACAGTTAGATAATGGCAACTGGGGCTTAACCGAATGGAATGTGGAGGCAGAACAATATTCCCTCAAACATTTAGTTATTAAGGCCTTAAAGATGCATCAAGGGGGACTATCCTCTCAGCAAGTATTTGAATGTGTTAACGAGTGGCGTCCCACCACTAAGCCGGCAGTACAGCAGGTACTCAATAAGTTTCCTTACTTTGAAAGGATTAGCAGTGATGTTTGGACTTACAATGCCCAATCTCACAACCTTTACGATGATTTGGTAAAGCGGTATTTAAATATCTTAAACAAACAAAAAAGACAATGGCAGAATGATAGACAAAAATTATTGCAAAAGAATGAGAAATTAGTATATCAGCTCAACGAGTTAAGTTCCGCGCAACGGGAAGCGGCTGCTGCCTTAGCCCAAAGGGCTTCGATGGTTGAGCAATACAATCATTTGGCCACTCAATTATCGGAAAAGGATCTGTTATTAAATTTAAGGAAAAAGGAGATTTTGCGTTATCGTCATGAATTAGAAAGAGCCGAAAATAAGGCTAACAGTATTCTATATCAATGTCGTTTATGGGTGCGTAGAGCCAAAGAAGAGGAACAGGCTAAGCTCCAGCTTAAGGAATTGGCTGAGAAAAATCAAGCCAGTTTAGAAGGATTATTTACTAAACTCCAGCAATACAAGGAACGGGATCGGGAGAATAAAGCACGCCTAGCCGAATTAAAGGAACGTTATAGCACCAGGGTAGCTGAACTACAGACAGAAATAGTGGAACTAAAACAAAAGATAGAGAAGTATCAGCAAAATCATCAGTATGAAGAACGTAAATTACAGCAGGATATCAATATCTTAAGTAATGATTTAAAAGAGGCATTGGAAGACGGGGAAGACCTACAAAGGACACTTCGTTTAACTCAACAGGAATTAAGTAGGGTGCAGTCTGAAAAGATGGAATTAGAAGCCAGACTTAACAGACCCTTGGTTAAACTTGCCAGCAAATTTAGTAGCTTTTTTGGTTTGTAA